A portion of the Pantanalinema sp. genome contains these proteins:
- a CDS encoding tetratricopeptide repeat protein — MATPGPSNRDLLKAATDAFQAQAYPEAIAALGRVTGEDPAIQAQALALLGRCKTRTGAFDEAARVLEQAMALTSTPLTRYYLGECRFQQGDHEAALEELSAAISLDPTLTDAYILIGTIHRAKGRYDEATKALNTALRNDPKAVAARFQLAQAAYDAGDLQRATSQAYLIIQQQEDFAPVHLLLGHCALRLNDFRQAAYEYCRVLQLQDPTLEVYEGLGRAFANLKDFHQAIKAFEGVIAMAPDNEMAYVAAARLCDRQGDKEKAIKLWQRAAQFPKYAQLANEALAKLGSQAAGGLAAGSTAGTGAKKKGKAPARPPAAPAIDAANLPRDFEPPRQLDRSTLPQRAPAHMPTAPLTSHAAGTLSLASRQAPKTQPFTAPLRPVPPLPPEPLTVKEKITSALDQMLRPSLEAMASLMARTRKQTTDEAATGDGAHETIAAMMAKRAAEQAPAPEAPPARPKAPGTPAPGKPKRR; from the coding sequence ATGGCGACCCCAGGTCCGAGCAACCGGGATCTGCTGAAGGCGGCGACCGACGCCTTCCAGGCCCAGGCCTACCCGGAGGCCATCGCGGCCCTCGGCAGGGTCACCGGGGAGGACCCCGCGATCCAGGCCCAGGCGCTCGCCCTCTTGGGTCGCTGCAAGACCCGCACCGGCGCCTTCGACGAGGCGGCGCGGGTCCTGGAGCAGGCCATGGCGCTGACAAGCACCCCCTTGACCCGGTACTACCTGGGCGAGTGCCGCTTCCAGCAGGGGGATCACGAGGCCGCCCTCGAGGAGCTCTCGGCGGCCATCTCGCTCGATCCCACCCTGACCGACGCCTACATCCTGATCGGGACCATCCACCGCGCGAAGGGCCGGTACGACGAGGCCACCAAGGCCCTCAACACGGCCCTGCGCAACGACCCCAAGGCCGTCGCCGCCCGCTTCCAGCTGGCCCAGGCCGCCTACGACGCGGGGGACCTTCAGCGCGCCACCTCGCAAGCCTACCTCATCATCCAGCAGCAGGAGGACTTCGCGCCGGTCCACCTGCTCCTGGGGCACTGCGCCCTGCGGCTCAACGACTTTCGCCAGGCCGCATACGAGTACTGCCGGGTGCTCCAGCTGCAGGATCCGACCCTCGAGGTCTACGAGGGCCTGGGGCGCGCCTTCGCCAACCTGAAGGACTTTCATCAGGCGATCAAGGCCTTCGAGGGGGTGATCGCCATGGCCCCCGACAACGAGATGGCCTACGTGGCGGCCGCGCGCCTGTGCGATCGCCAGGGCGACAAGGAGAAGGCGATCAAGCTGTGGCAGCGCGCCGCGCAGTTCCCCAAGTACGCCCAGCTGGCGAACGAGGCGCTCGCCAAGCTCGGTTCGCAGGCCGCGGGCGGATTGGCGGCGGGATCCACGGCCGGAACCGGCGCCAAGAAGAAGGGCAAGGCCCCAGCCAGGCCCCCGGCCGCACCGGCAATCGACGCGGCCAACCTGCCGCGCGACTTCGAGCCGCCACGCCAGCTCGATCGCAGCACCCTTCCCCAGCGCGCCCCCGCCCACATGCCCACCGCCCCGCTGACGAGCCACGCCGCGGGCACCCTCTCCCTCGCCTCGCGCCAGGCCCCGAAGACCCAGCCCTTCACCGCCCCGCTCAGGCCCGTGCCCCCTCTCCCGCCCGAGCCCCTGACGGTCAAGGAGAAGATCACCAGCGCCCTCGACCAGATGCTGCGCCCGTCCCTCGAGGCGATGGCCTCGCTCATGGCCAGGACGCGAAAGCAGACGACCGACGAGGCTGCGACTGGCGACGGCGCCCACGAGACCATCGCCGCCATGATGGCAAAGCGCGCCGCCGAGCAAGCACCCGCGCCGGAGGCGCCTCCGGCCAGGCCGAAGGCGCCGGGGACCCCGGCGCCCGGAAAGCCGAAACGGCGCTGA
- a CDS encoding tetratricopeptide repeat protein, whose protein sequence is MTNQEILKAGHAAFEAGDDATAIATLSHVTAKDPAAYAQALLLLGRAYARTRQLDQARICLEESYNTRQSARTLYHLGECLYQMGDREGAESCLSNAAQSDETLTDAYILLGVVRKEAGRYKEAVPCFDKALKNDPKAVVARYQIAQVAFELGDMQRAAAQAHLVLQHSADFAPAHLLLANITLKLGDYRQAAVEFCRVLELNGPDAAIYMSLGRAFAHLHDLPQAIQAFAASIEMEPDNELALSAVARLAERHGDKETAGKYFRQLLRFPNSAQLAGDALVRLGLPAEAPPAPKAEKKGKKGAKPGAQSASAAKPKGPAVSFSPPKMIDSKALPKSLPSQAPGRVIGASKTAPLGKTPTSNSGPLPPRPLPQQAPPTAPLDNLFDGLNRLIDRTPLKDAIDLSGVQETANAMVRSVTDRLNPDVVNKVKTGILAKLQPGNAPHPPSPSAPTRPQQPPARPPQQGGPGAPAKPTTPRPKPKG, encoded by the coding sequence ATGACCAACCAGGAAATTCTCAAAGCCGGCCATGCGGCCTTCGAGGCGGGCGACGACGCGACCGCGATCGCCACGCTCAGCCACGTCACCGCCAAGGACCCTGCGGCCTACGCCCAGGCCCTCCTGCTGCTGGGCCGCGCCTACGCGCGCACCCGGCAGCTGGACCAGGCCCGGATCTGCCTCGAGGAATCCTACAACACCCGCCAGAGCGCACGCACCCTCTATCACCTGGGCGAGTGCCTCTACCAGATGGGCGATCGCGAGGGGGCCGAGTCGTGCCTCTCCAACGCGGCCCAGTCGGACGAGACCCTGACCGACGCCTACATCCTGCTCGGGGTGGTGCGCAAGGAGGCGGGGCGGTACAAGGAAGCGGTTCCCTGCTTCGACAAGGCCCTCAAGAACGACCCCAAGGCGGTGGTCGCGCGCTACCAGATCGCCCAGGTCGCCTTCGAGCTTGGCGACATGCAGCGCGCCGCCGCCCAGGCCCACCTGGTGCTGCAGCACTCGGCGGACTTCGCCCCGGCGCACCTGCTCTTGGCCAACATCACCCTCAAGCTGGGCGACTACCGCCAGGCCGCCGTCGAGTTCTGCCGGGTGCTCGAGCTCAACGGCCCCGACGCCGCGATCTACATGTCGCTGGGGCGCGCCTTCGCGCACCTTCACGACCTGCCCCAGGCCATCCAGGCGTTCGCGGCGTCCATCGAGATGGAGCCCGACAACGAGCTGGCGCTCTCGGCCGTCGCGCGCCTCGCCGAGCGCCACGGCGACAAGGAGACGGCCGGCAAGTACTTCCGGCAGCTCCTGCGCTTCCCCAACTCGGCCCAGCTCGCGGGCGACGCCCTGGTGCGGCTTGGGCTGCCCGCCGAGGCTCCTCCCGCCCCCAAGGCCGAGAAGAAGGGGAAGAAGGGCGCCAAGCCGGGCGCCCAGAGCGCGAGCGCCGCCAAGCCCAAGGGCCCCGCGGTCTCCTTCTCGCCGCCCAAGATGATCGACAGCAAGGCGCTGCCCAAGTCGCTGCCCTCCCAGGCGCCCGGCCGGGTCATCGGCGCGAGCAAGACCGCCCCGCTCGGCAAGACCCCGACCAGCAACTCGGGTCCCTTGCCCCCCCGGCCCCTGCCGCAGCAGGCCCCCCCGACCGCGCCGCTCGACAACCTCTTCGACGGTCTCAACCGCCTCATCGACCGGACCCCGCTCAAGGACGCCATCGACCTCTCGGGCGTCCAGGAGACGGCCAACGCCATGGTCCGCAGCGTGACCGATCGCCTCAACCCGGACGTGGTCAACAAGGTCAAGACCGGGATCCTCGCCAAGCTGCAACCGGGTAACGCCCCTCATCCGCCGAGCCCGAGCGCGCCGACCCGGCCGCAGCAGCCCCCCGCCCGGCCGCCCCAGCAGGGCGGGCCCGGGGCGCCGGCCAAGCCTACGACACCCCGCCCCAAGCCGAAGGGCTAG
- the rapZ gene encoding RNase adapter RapZ — translation MSARQNAIFIVTGLSGAGKSLAIRCFEDMGFLCVDNLIPPLLPQFIALTYPRMPQIAVVMDSRGGSFLDELTNVLDQIKPEGYPTTVVFLEASDNILLTRFSETRRRHPLWGEATLVDSIKQERDRLAEIRAAADVIIDTSDLTSKQLKEKLIASFIQTDQVEGSMQVTVKSFGFKYGAPMDADLVFDVRFLPNPHYDPDLRPFTGLDDKVQDFVLSHPVTLEFLERFIDLVSFLVPHYRKEGKTHLAIAIGCTGGRHRSVAIAHYLADYLRRGDTPVVEEHRDIARHPDYYGADQQTRAGA, via the coding sequence ATGAGCGCCCGCCAGAACGCCATCTTCATCGTCACGGGCCTGTCCGGGGCGGGCAAGAGCCTCGCCATCCGCTGCTTCGAGGACATGGGCTTCCTCTGCGTGGACAACCTGATCCCGCCCCTGTTGCCCCAGTTCATCGCGCTGACCTACCCGCGCATGCCCCAGATCGCGGTGGTGATGGACTCGCGCGGCGGCAGCTTCCTCGACGAGCTGACGAACGTCCTCGACCAGATCAAGCCCGAGGGCTACCCCACCACGGTGGTCTTCCTCGAGGCCTCCGACAACATCCTCCTGACCCGCTTCAGCGAGACCCGCCGGCGCCACCCCCTGTGGGGCGAGGCCACCCTCGTCGACTCGATCAAGCAGGAGCGCGATCGCCTCGCCGAGATCCGCGCGGCCGCCGACGTCATCATCGACACCTCGGACCTCACCAGCAAGCAGCTCAAGGAGAAGCTCATCGCGAGCTTCATCCAGACCGACCAGGTCGAGGGGTCCATGCAGGTGACGGTCAAGAGCTTCGGCTTCAAGTACGGAGCGCCCATGGACGCGGACCTCGTCTTCGACGTGCGCTTCTTGCCCAACCCCCACTACGACCCGGACCTTCGGCCCTTCACCGGCCTCGACGACAAGGTGCAGGACTTCGTGCTGAGCCACCCGGTCACCCTGGAGTTCCTCGAGCGCTTCATCGACCTGGTCTCGTTCCTGGTGCCCCACTACCGCAAGGAGGGCAAGACCCACCTGGCGATCGCCATCGGCTGCACCGGCGGCCGCCACCGCTCGGTCGCGATCGCCCACTACCTGGCCGACTACCTGCGCCGGGGCGACACCCCGGTGGTCGAGGAGCACCGCGACATCGCGCGGCACCCCGACTACTACGGCGCAGACCAGCAGACCCGCGCGGGCGCCTGA
- a CDS encoding S8 family serine peptidase translates to MRIRRSFLILLALLPATAACQAPLAATLSVTTGDRFGGMLVASKAGAPRVNVGVSGMSTAQAADLGKRHGLVLVRHLGALGLATYRVDGADADDLQALSNQPGVRYVERDVAGRVSDPAPDSSRAIPNDPGFDDQWDLQRMNVADAWEIREGASDAVIAVLDTGCDLAHPELSPKLVSGHNVSDPSRAPQDDLGHGTAVAGIALAATHNGEGLAGVAPNARLMPVKVNVANSGAVRAADAAAGIVWAVDHGASVLNMSLGFTEGEDGLTSSGLQALKDAVGYALERSVAVVTAAGNIGDRPVKTYPACWSVEPGFEGLIAVGALDRDDRRAGYSNYGTFVTVTAPADDVPALTIGGYGRFGGTSAAAPHVSGLLALLIHPSRPPSAKTLRKWIASSARDLGVTGVDPQYGAGCVDALAAIQTSTRKP, encoded by the coding sequence ATGAGGATTCGTCGCTCGTTTTTGATCCTTTTGGCTCTCTTGCCGGCAACCGCTGCCTGCCAAGCTCCCCTTGCGGCCACGCTCAGCGTGACCACGGGCGATCGCTTCGGCGGCATGCTGGTGGCCTCGAAGGCGGGAGCACCCCGCGTCAACGTGGGGGTTTCCGGGATGAGCACCGCCCAGGCCGCCGATCTCGGCAAGCGTCACGGGCTCGTGCTGGTGCGCCACCTGGGCGCCCTTGGCCTTGCGACCTACCGCGTGGACGGCGCCGACGCCGACGATCTGCAAGCGCTCTCAAACCAGCCTGGAGTTCGCTACGTCGAGCGGGACGTGGCGGGCCGGGTGAGCGACCCCGCCCCTGATTCTTCCCGGGCGATCCCCAACGATCCGGGCTTCGACGACCAGTGGGACCTGCAGCGCATGAACGTCGCGGACGCCTGGGAGATCCGCGAGGGCGCCTCGGACGCGGTCATCGCCGTGCTCGACACCGGCTGCGACCTGGCGCACCCCGAGCTTTCCCCCAAGCTCGTGAGCGGCCACAACGTCTCGGACCCGTCGCGCGCGCCCCAGGACGACCTTGGGCACGGGACCGCCGTCGCGGGCATCGCGCTGGCTGCCACCCACAACGGCGAGGGGCTCGCGGGGGTGGCCCCCAACGCGCGCCTGATGCCCGTCAAGGTCAACGTGGCGAACAGCGGCGCGGTGCGCGCGGCGGATGCCGCGGCCGGCATCGTCTGGGCGGTCGACCACGGCGCGAGCGTCCTCAACATGAGCCTGGGCTTCACCGAGGGCGAGGACGGCCTGACGTCGAGCGGCCTGCAGGCCCTCAAGGACGCGGTCGGCTACGCGCTCGAGCGCAGCGTGGCGGTGGTGACGGCGGCGGGGAACATCGGGGATCGCCCGGTCAAGACCTATCCCGCCTGCTGGAGCGTCGAGCCGGGCTTCGAGGGCCTGATCGCGGTGGGGGCGCTGGATCGCGACGATCGACGCGCCGGCTACTCCAACTACGGGACGTTCGTGACCGTGACGGCGCCGGCCGACGACGTGCCGGCACTCACCATCGGCGGCTACGGTCGCTTCGGAGGCACCTCGGCGGCCGCTCCCCACGTCAGTGGCCTCCTGGCCCTGCTCATCCACCCCTCGCGCCCGCCATCGGCCAAGACGCTGCGCAAGTGGATCGCCTCGAGCGCGCGCGACCTGGGGGTTACAGGGGTGGATCCCCAGTACGGCGCAGGCTGCGTGGACGCCCTTGCAGCCATCCAGACCAGCACCCGGAAGCCCTAG
- a CDS encoding gluconeogenesis factor YvcK family protein, with translation MRHWLRWLTPGLGIKRWISLALLGVLLSNTGVIFLTYFVLMELRGREPRVATALEGIGLLALGAVIAFIGARRLIREVVRVLHPAPPRLLDAFHRQRVRRGPKLVAIGGGTGLSTLLRGLKAYSDNITAIVAMTDNGGSSGRLREELGVLPPGDLRHCLTALAGEEELLTKLFDYRFTAGTSLLGHSFGNLFLTAMADITGDLEQAIRASSSVLAVRGQVLPATLEAMELIAILADGAVVRGEQEISRSPSPIAMMRAEPEAPAALPEAIRAIQEADAIIIGPGSLYTSLAPNLLIPEIVDALVSSKAPRLYVCNVMTQPGETDHYAVSDHVRALQRLGGPELFKDVLVNRDLPQRLLEKYEARGQHPVSFDAAACKQLGVEGFSAELLDEGDLVRHDPAALARAIVEWLIKARKESGEKILPFPTEAEWSAKSKGWL, from the coding sequence ATGCGACACTGGCTTCGCTGGCTCACCCCGGGCCTGGGCATCAAGCGCTGGATCTCCCTGGCGCTGCTGGGCGTGCTCTTGAGCAACACCGGGGTGATCTTCCTGACCTACTTCGTGCTCATGGAGCTGCGAGGGCGCGAGCCGCGCGTGGCGACCGCCCTCGAGGGGATCGGGCTGTTGGCCCTGGGGGCGGTGATCGCCTTCATCGGGGCCAGGCGCCTCATCCGCGAGGTGGTCCGGGTGCTGCACCCCGCCCCGCCCCGCCTACTCGACGCCTTCCACCGCCAGCGGGTGCGGCGCGGCCCCAAGCTCGTCGCCATCGGCGGCGGCACCGGCCTCTCGACGCTCCTGCGCGGCCTCAAGGCCTACTCCGACAACATCACCGCCATCGTGGCGATGACCGACAACGGCGGCTCCAGCGGGCGCCTGCGCGAGGAGCTTGGGGTGCTGCCGCCCGGCGACCTGCGCCACTGCCTGACGGCGCTGGCGGGCGAGGAGGAGCTGCTCACCAAGCTCTTCGACTATCGCTTCACCGCGGGGACCTCGCTCCTGGGCCACTCGTTCGGCAACCTCTTCCTCACGGCCATGGCCGACATCACGGGCGACCTCGAGCAGGCCATCCGGGCGTCGAGCAGCGTGCTCGCGGTCCGCGGCCAGGTCCTGCCCGCGACCCTCGAGGCCATGGAGCTCATCGCCATCCTCGCGGACGGCGCCGTGGTCCGCGGCGAGCAGGAGATCTCGAGGAGCCCGTCGCCCATCGCCATGATGCGCGCGGAGCCCGAGGCGCCCGCCGCCCTTCCCGAGGCGATCCGGGCCATCCAGGAGGCCGACGCGATCATCATCGGGCCCGGCAGCCTCTACACCAGCCTCGCCCCCAACCTGCTCATCCCCGAGATCGTGGACGCCCTGGTCTCGAGCAAGGCGCCCAGGCTGTACGTCTGCAACGTCATGACCCAGCCCGGAGAGACCGACCACTACGCGGTGTCGGACCACGTCCGCGCCCTGCAGCGCCTGGGGGGCCCCGAGCTCTTCAAGGACGTGCTGGTCAACCGCGATCTGCCCCAGCGCCTCCTCGAGAAGTACGAGGCCCGGGGCCAGCACCCGGTCTCCTTCGACGCGGCCGCCTGCAAGCAGCTGGGCGTCGAGGGCTTCAGCGCCGAGCTGCTGGACGAGGGGGACCTGGTGCGGCACGACCCCGCCGCGCTCGCCAGGGCCATCGTGGAGTGGCTCATCAAGGCCCGAAAGGAGTCGGGCGAGAAGATCCTGCCCTTCCCGACCGAGGCCGAGTGGTCCGCCAAGAGCAAGGGCTGGCTATGA
- a CDS encoding HD domain-containing phosphohydrolase, whose translation MTERKLMPQDLAPGMVLAEPVCHPFTRQVIWTSGTALTQQHITLLQRMELRAIRIIDLADRPRADFEVKGEAAEVLSQAVAPSEPVKSPPKEPPVLRFTRPSAHGTTSTTPTQPARPAAGPTGAPAPRASAKGTQFKPQAIRNEVLERNLQTIKHLHDQVKQSNRIDIQSVDQSVQTTIQRIVTNKELLNSLIDLRVYDEYTYSHSSNVMSLALVVGAAMGYAPERLRILGIGALLHDVGKAMIPESILHKPGKLTEEEFNIMATHPANGIMLLSGYSWATTDIKNVVFQHHEKFDGSGYPMKLSATGISEFARIVSVVDVYDALISDRPYKKGLPPNVVYQAIINGAGNHFDPRIVQAFVKFIVPYPVNCHVELNTGQIARVVRVTRPHLMRPVIELEGNLVDLAKDPRLSIVHMHKPAP comes from the coding sequence GTGACCGAACGGAAACTCATGCCCCAAGACCTGGCGCCCGGCATGGTCCTTGCCGAGCCGGTTTGCCATCCCTTCACGCGGCAGGTCATCTGGACGAGCGGCACGGCCCTCACCCAGCAGCACATCACCCTTCTTCAGCGGATGGAGCTCAGGGCCATCAGGATCATCGACCTGGCGGATCGGCCCAGGGCCGATTTCGAGGTCAAGGGCGAGGCGGCCGAAGTCCTCTCGCAGGCCGTCGCGCCGAGCGAGCCGGTCAAGTCCCCCCCGAAAGAGCCGCCGGTCTTGCGCTTCACCAGGCCCAGCGCCCACGGGACCACCTCGACCACGCCCACCCAGCCGGCGCGTCCGGCCGCGGGGCCCACCGGCGCCCCGGCGCCGAGAGCCAGCGCCAAGGGCACCCAGTTCAAGCCCCAGGCCATCCGCAACGAGGTGCTCGAGCGCAACCTCCAGACCATCAAGCACCTCCACGACCAGGTCAAGCAGTCCAACCGGATCGACATCCAGAGCGTGGACCAGTCGGTGCAGACGACCATCCAGCGGATCGTCACCAACAAGGAGCTGCTCAACAGCCTGATCGACCTGCGGGTGTACGACGAGTACACCTACTCCCACTCCTCCAACGTCATGAGCCTCGCGCTGGTCGTGGGGGCCGCCATGGGCTACGCGCCCGAGCGCCTGCGCATCCTGGGGATCGGGGCCCTCTTGCACGACGTGGGCAAGGCCATGATCCCCGAGAGCATCCTGCACAAGCCGGGCAAGCTGACCGAGGAGGAGTTCAACATCATGGCCACCCACCCGGCCAACGGCATCATGCTGCTGTCGGGCTACTCCTGGGCGACCACCGACATCAAGAACGTGGTCTTCCAGCACCACGAGAAGTTCGACGGCTCGGGCTACCCCATGAAGCTGAGCGCGACGGGGATCTCCGAGTTCGCCCGGATCGTCTCGGTGGTGGACGTCTACGACGCCCTCATCTCGGATCGGCCCTACAAGAAGGGCCTGCCCCCCAACGTGGTCTACCAGGCCATCATCAACGGTGCGGGCAACCACTTCGATCCCAGGATCGTCCAGGCCTTCGTCAAGTTCATCGTCCCCTACCCCGTCAACTGCCACGTGGAGCTCAACACGGGCCAGATCGCCCGGGTCGTTCGCGTGACGCGGCCGCACCTGATGCGGCCGGTCATCGAGCTGGAGGGCAACCTCGTCGACCTGGCCAAGGATCCCCGGCTCTCGATCGTCCACATGCACAAGCCCGCCCCCTGA
- a CDS encoding 16S rRNA (uracil(1498)-N(3))-methyltransferase codes for MRDLPRFFLPPAQFLGETLVLLDEDANHAARVLRMKEGEALYALDGRGMLYHAEVSAIDKRTVTCRVTGKESAGGELGVPVTLVQGLPKGDKFEWIVQKATELGVSRIVPVVTERSVVRLEGDRALDKVRRWQAIAKEAAEQCERALVPTVEIPVPFRSWLAGAQDGPVTRLACLEREGRLPLARAMALHGAHPAIELVVGPEGGLAPAEGEALVASGAIAVTLGPRILRTETASLAALAIVGSALEA; via the coding sequence ATGCGCGATCTTCCCCGCTTCTTCCTGCCCCCTGCCCAGTTCCTGGGCGAGACTCTCGTCCTGCTGGACGAGGACGCCAACCACGCCGCACGCGTCCTTCGGATGAAGGAGGGCGAGGCGCTCTACGCCCTGGACGGCCGGGGGATGCTCTACCACGCCGAGGTGAGCGCCATCGACAAGCGCACGGTGACGTGCCGGGTGACGGGAAAGGAGTCCGCCGGCGGCGAGCTGGGCGTGCCGGTGACCCTGGTGCAGGGCCTGCCCAAGGGCGACAAGTTCGAGTGGATCGTCCAGAAGGCCACCGAGCTGGGCGTCAGCCGCATCGTGCCGGTCGTGACCGAGCGATCGGTGGTGAGGCTCGAGGGCGATCGCGCCCTGGACAAGGTGCGCCGCTGGCAGGCGATCGCCAAGGAGGCGGCCGAGCAATGCGAGCGGGCGCTGGTGCCCACCGTGGAGATCCCCGTCCCCTTCCGCTCCTGGCTTGCCGGGGCACAGGACGGTCCCGTGACTCGACTTGCCTGCCTCGAGCGCGAGGGCAGGCTGCCGCTCGCCAGGGCCATGGCCCTTCACGGCGCTCACCCGGCGATCGAGCTGGTGGTGGGGCCCGAGGGCGGCCTGGCTCCAGCCGAGGGGGAGGCGCTCGTCGCGAGCGGGGCGATCGCCGTCACCCTCGGGCCCCGCATCCTGCGAACCGAGACGGCGAGCCTTGCGGCCCTGGCCATCGTGGGATCCGCGCTCGAGGCCTGA
- the whiA gene encoding DNA-binding protein WhiA: MSAPTFSQDVRSHLAQVETDRPCCQKALLLALLSVCAAEAAESHLIVSLENGAVARLLFKLAKLSLGVVPHLHDPDPSQRGAHYRLVLPIPAEGLAGVMSLDELQRTIRRRSCCRRSFLRGAFLGCGSIVNPERAYHLEFTASGELSSWIVVLLQDEGVKAGHYRRSGHTHWTAYVKKSEDIATFLTLVGAVPALLALEELLISRDLKNNVQRAVNCETANLDRTVSTAQDQIARIESLENTGRLKALPAELVETATIRRENPFASLAQLAELHSPPLSKSAINHRLRRIAQLADGADSSQHQ; the protein is encoded by the coding sequence ATGAGCGCGCCGACCTTCTCCCAGGACGTGCGCAGCCACCTCGCGCAGGTCGAGACCGACCGGCCCTGCTGCCAGAAGGCGCTGCTGCTGGCCCTGTTGTCGGTGTGCGCCGCCGAGGCCGCCGAGAGTCACCTGATCGTCTCGCTCGAGAACGGCGCCGTGGCCAGGCTCCTGTTCAAGCTCGCCAAGCTGTCGCTCGGGGTCGTCCCCCACCTGCACGACCCCGATCCCTCGCAGCGCGGGGCCCACTACCGGCTGGTGCTCCCCATCCCCGCCGAGGGGCTCGCCGGAGTCATGAGCCTCGACGAGCTGCAGCGCACCATCCGGCGCCGATCCTGCTGCCGCCGCTCCTTTCTGCGCGGGGCCTTTCTCGGGTGCGGCTCGATCGTCAACCCCGAGCGGGCCTACCACCTGGAGTTCACCGCCTCGGGCGAGCTGAGCTCGTGGATCGTCGTGCTGCTCCAGGACGAGGGGGTCAAGGCGGGCCACTACCGCCGCTCGGGTCACACCCACTGGACCGCCTACGTCAAGAAGAGCGAGGACATCGCCACCTTCCTCACGCTGGTGGGGGCGGTGCCCGCCCTCTTGGCCCTCGAGGAGCTGCTCATCAGCCGCGACCTCAAGAACAACGTGCAGCGGGCGGTCAACTGCGAGACCGCGAACCTGGACCGGACCGTCTCGACCGCCCAGGACCAGATCGCCCGCATCGAGTCGCTCGAGAACACCGGCCGCCTCAAGGCCCTGCCCGCCGAGCTCGTCGAGACGGCGACGATCCGGCGCGAGAACCCCTTCGCGAGCCTCGCCCAGCTCGCCGAGCTCCACTCTCCCCCCCTCTCCAAGTCCGCCATCAACCACCGCCTGCGCAGGATCGCCCAGCTGGCCGATGGCGCTGATTCTTCGCAGCACCAGTAG
- a CDS encoding Cof-type HAD-IIB family hydrolase: MRPKLIATDLDGTFIGRDLEVSERNRRAVQLAHDAGVHFVMATGRMYRATLPYARACGVKTPLITYQGALIRDHLTEADLWHRTIPMGLARETIEVLRGSGFHLNLYVDDELIVERMSPEAELYSSVSRIVPKVVPSLEGALTAEPTKIVAIAKADEVQKWVPALRERFGDRLYVTESIPIFLEIANPTIRKSVALEHVAERLGVSREEIVAFGDGMNDLDMLAYAGLGVAMGNAPDAVKAVADRVTHHVREDGVARVIEELLS; encoded by the coding sequence ATGCGCCCCAAGCTGATCGCCACCGACCTCGATGGGACGTTCATCGGGCGCGACCTCGAGGTCTCCGAGCGCAACCGGCGCGCCGTGCAGCTCGCCCACGACGCCGGGGTCCACTTCGTGATGGCGACCGGTCGCATGTACCGCGCCACTTTGCCCTACGCGCGGGCCTGCGGGGTCAAGACCCCGCTCATCACCTACCAGGGGGCGCTGATCCGGGACCACCTCACCGAGGCGGACCTGTGGCACCGCACCATTCCGATGGGGCTCGCGCGCGAGACCATCGAGGTTCTCAGGGGCTCGGGCTTCCACCTCAACCTGTACGTGGACGACGAGCTCATCGTCGAGCGCATGAGCCCCGAGGCCGAGCTCTACTCCAGCGTCTCGCGGATCGTGCCCAAGGTGGTGCCTTCCCTCGAGGGGGCCCTGACGGCCGAGCCGACCAAGATCGTCGCCATCGCGAAGGCCGATGAGGTCCAGAAGTGGGTCCCCGCGCTGCGCGAGCGCTTCGGCGACAGGCTCTACGTCACCGAGTCGATCCCCATCTTCCTCGAGATCGCCAACCCCACCATCCGCAAGAGCGTCGCCTTGGAGCACGTGGCCGAGCGACTCGGGGTCTCGCGCGAGGAGATCGTGGCCTTCGGCGACGGGATGAACGACCTGGACATGCTCGCGTACGCGGGCCTCGGGGTGGCGATGGGCAACGCCCCCGACGCGGTGAAGGCCGTCGCCGACCGCGTCACCCACCACGTGCGCGAGGACGGGGTGGCGCGGGTGATCGAGGAGCTCTTGAGCTAG